In the Juglans microcarpa x Juglans regia isolate MS1-56 chromosome 6D, Jm3101_v1.0, whole genome shotgun sequence genome, one interval contains:
- the LOC121234624 gene encoding protein SAWADEE HOMEODOMAIN HOMOLOG 2-like: MGRPPSNGGPAFRFTQNEVAEMDVILQQHNNTMPSRDVLVSLAEKFSESAERKGKITVQMKQVWNWFQNRRYAIRAKLSKAPGKLNVSPMPQDDSTSVINVSQSIPAPIPAPSVPSAGKGAPENSPMEFEAKSGRDGAWYDVASFLSHRYLETGDPEVLVRFSGFGPEEDEWVNVRKHVRPRSLPCESSECVAVLPGDLILCFQEGKEQALYFDAHVLDAQRRRHDVRGCRCRFLVRYDHDQSEEIVPLRKVCRRPETDYRLHQLHAVNDAAASIEQQKISMDPSAVTVPRSSTSAETMQKQRYVDAAVVAPVSNANVSVATHTVAPEPKQAEISNTNIAGNSIVPPGAAPGSSNAAGGSI, encoded by the exons ATGGGTCGGCCTCCTAGTAATGGAGGCCCTGCCTTCCGCTTCACACAAAATGAG GTTGCGGAGATGGACGTCATTCTGCAACAACACAATAATACTATGCCATCACGTGATGTTCTCGTGTCACTTGCTGAGAAATTCAG TGAGTCAGCGGAGCGTAAAGGCAAGATAACAGTTCAGATGAAGCAA GTTTGGAATTGGTTCCAAAATAGGCGGTATGCTATAAGGGCAAAACTAAGTAAGGCTCCTGGGAAGTTAAATGTCTCTCCTATGCCTCAGGATGATTCAACTtcagtgataaatgtgtcacaatCTATACCTGCTCCTATACCTGCTCCTTCAG TTCCAAGCGCAGGAAAGGGTGCTCCTGAAAATTCTCCTATGGAGTTTGAAGCCAAATCTGGGAGGGATGGTGCATG gtaTGACGTTGCTTCTTTTCTTTCACACAGATATTTGGAAACTGGCGATCCA GAAGTACTGGTCCGTTTTTCTGGTTTTGGACCTGAGGAGGATGAGTGGGTTAATGTTCGCAAGCATGTCAGGCCACGGTCTCTCCCATGTGAATCTTCAGAATGTGTAGCAGTTCTTCCTGGAGATCTTATACTCTGTTTTCAG GAAGGTAAAGAGCAGGCTCTGTACTTTGATGCCCATGTCCTTGATGCACAAAGACGAAGGCATGATGTGAGAGGTTGTCGTTGTAGGTTTTTAGTGCGCTACGATCATGATCAGTCTGAG GAAATTGTGCCACTGAGAAAGGTTTGCCGTCGGCCCGAAACTGACTACAGGTTGCATCAACTTCACGCCGTGAATGATGCAGCAGCATCCATAGAACAACAGAAAATTAGCATGGATCCGTCAGCAGTTACTGTGCCAAGGTCTAGCACTTCTGCCGAAACAATGCAAAAGCAGCGGTATGTCGATGCAGCTGTGGTGGCCCCAGTATCGAATGCCAATGTTTCTGTAGCCACTCATACAGTAGCCCCAGAACCAAAACAAGCTGAAATTAGCAACACTAACATCGCAGGAAATTCTATTGTTCCTCCAGGTGCTGCACCCGGGAGCAGCAATGCTGCCGGTGGCTCTATATAG
- the LOC121234623 gene encoding reticulon-4-interacting protein 1, mitochondrial-like isoform X1 gives MRILRSRSFAMNRNFLSPNSMAVGLRGIVTSCRAVVLPRFGGPEVLELRPNVEVPDLKPSEVLVRTRAVSINPLDTRMRSGYGRSIFEPHLPLILGRDISGEVAALGASVRSLSVGQEVFGALHPTAIRGTYADYAILSEDELAPKPVGVTHVEASAIPFAALTAWRGLKGTARISEGQRLLVVGGGGAVGFAAIQLSVAAGCHVTTTCGSQSISRLLAAGAEQAVDYTAEDLELAIKGQFDAVLDTIGVPETERISINFLKRGGHYMTLQGEAAGLADRYGLAVGLPLATAVLLKKQIQYRYSHGIEYWWTYMRADSEGLDEIRRLSEAGKLKMPVEKTFPITQVREAHKAKDKRHIPGKIVLELD, from the exons atgcgAATTCTGCGGTCTCGGAGCTTCGCAATGAACAGAAACTTTCTTAGTCCGAATTCAATGGCTGTGGGGCTGAGAGGCATCGTTACCAGCTGCAGAGCCGTGGTGTTGCCGCGCTTTGGTGGCCCGGAGGTGCTTGAGCTCCGGCCCAACGTCGAAGTCCCCGATCTCAAGCCCAGCGAAGTCCTCGTCCGCACTCGTGCCGTCTCCATTAATCCCCTCGATACCAGA ATGCGATCTGGTTATGGTCGTTCCATATTTGAACCACATCTACCTCTCATTTTGGGGCGTGATATTAGTGGTGAAGTGGCAGCGCTTGGAGCTTCAGTTCGGTCACTGAGTGTTGGGCAAGAAGTTTTCGGGGCATTGCATCCTACTGCCATTAGGGGTACTTATGCTGACTATGCTATTCTTTCTGAAGATGAGCTTGCTCCCAAACCCGTTGGAGTTACACATGTG GAGGCAAGCGCCATTCCTTTTGCTGCACTGACAGCATGGCGTGGTTTAAAAGGTACTGCTAGGATAAGCGAGGG GCAAAGACTATTAGTTGTGGGTGGTGGAGGGGCAGTAGGGTTTGCTGCAATTCAGCTTTCAGTGGCTGCAGGATGCCATGTTACAACTACATGTGGAAGTCAAAGTATTAGTCGATTATTGGCGGCCGGTGCTGAGCAGGCAGTTGACTACACTGCAGAG GACCTTGAGTTGGCAATAAAAGGGCAGTTTGATGCTGTTTTGGACACTATTGGTGTACCAGAAACAGAAAGAATAAGCATCAACTTCTTGAAGAGAGGTGGACACTATATGACACTTCAG GGTGAGGCTGCAGGTTTGGCTGATAGGTATGGGCTAGCTGTTGGGCTTCCTTTAGCTACGGCTGTCTTACTGAAGAAACAAATTCAATACCGTTATTCTCATGGAATAG AATATTGGTGGACTTACATGAGGGCTGACTCAGAAGGTTTAGATGAGATACGCAGGCTCTCTGAAGCTGGGAAGCTGAAAATGCCCGTGGAAAAAACGTTTCCCATCACACAGGTGAGAGAGGCTCACAAGGCCAAAGACAAGAGGCACATTCCCGGTAAAATAGTGCTCGAACTTGACTGA
- the LOC121234623 gene encoding reticulon-4-interacting protein 1, mitochondrial-like isoform X2: MRILRSRSFAMNRNFLSPNSMAVGLRGIVTSCRAVVLPRFGGPEVLELRPNVEVPDLKPSEVLVRTRAVSINPLDTRMRSGYGRSIFEPHLPLILGRDISGEVAALGASVRSLSVGQEVFGALHPTAIRGGKRHSFCCTDSMAWFKRQRLLVVGGGGAVGFAAIQLSVAAGCHVTTTCGSQSISRLLAAGAEQAVDYTAEDLELAIKGQFDAVLDTIGVPETERISINFLKRGGHYMTLQGEAAGLADRYGLAVGLPLATAVLLKKQIQYRYSHGIEYWWTYMRADSEGLDEIRRLSEAGKLKMPVEKTFPITQVREAHKAKDKRHIPGKIVLELD, from the exons atgcgAATTCTGCGGTCTCGGAGCTTCGCAATGAACAGAAACTTTCTTAGTCCGAATTCAATGGCTGTGGGGCTGAGAGGCATCGTTACCAGCTGCAGAGCCGTGGTGTTGCCGCGCTTTGGTGGCCCGGAGGTGCTTGAGCTCCGGCCCAACGTCGAAGTCCCCGATCTCAAGCCCAGCGAAGTCCTCGTCCGCACTCGTGCCGTCTCCATTAATCCCCTCGATACCAGA ATGCGATCTGGTTATGGTCGTTCCATATTTGAACCACATCTACCTCTCATTTTGGGGCGTGATATTAGTGGTGAAGTGGCAGCGCTTGGAGCTTCAGTTCGGTCACTGAGTGTTGGGCAAGAAGTTTTCGGGGCATTGCATCCTACTGCCATTAGGG GAGGCAAGCGCCATTCCTTTTGCTGCACTGACAGCATGGCGTGGTTTAAAAG GCAAAGACTATTAGTTGTGGGTGGTGGAGGGGCAGTAGGGTTTGCTGCAATTCAGCTTTCAGTGGCTGCAGGATGCCATGTTACAACTACATGTGGAAGTCAAAGTATTAGTCGATTATTGGCGGCCGGTGCTGAGCAGGCAGTTGACTACACTGCAGAG GACCTTGAGTTGGCAATAAAAGGGCAGTTTGATGCTGTTTTGGACACTATTGGTGTACCAGAAACAGAAAGAATAAGCATCAACTTCTTGAAGAGAGGTGGACACTATATGACACTTCAG GGTGAGGCTGCAGGTTTGGCTGATAGGTATGGGCTAGCTGTTGGGCTTCCTTTAGCTACGGCTGTCTTACTGAAGAAACAAATTCAATACCGTTATTCTCATGGAATAG AATATTGGTGGACTTACATGAGGGCTGACTCAGAAGGTTTAGATGAGATACGCAGGCTCTCTGAAGCTGGGAAGCTGAAAATGCCCGTGGAAAAAACGTTTCCCATCACACAGGTGAGAGAGGCTCACAAGGCCAAAGACAAGAGGCACATTCCCGGTAAAATAGTGCTCGAACTTGACTGA
- the LOC121234632 gene encoding uncharacterized protein LOC121234632: MESGRPHRTTSTNSSSTSELFICFTSRLSSSSSMKLSKSILSPGRTREPSQISLSSSLSRRLKSSGSMKGGQASPMFPTGGKKRGCAFENPEPSSPKVTCIGQVRVKTKKHGKKMRTRSKRRGEASFRRVEQQNSTVVTHQELNIQNNVNRQFQSHQILQQQHQECLPHRNQRWVHLPVTICEALRAFGAEFNCFLPCRSSCMTSEREKEEKAARSDGGESGNGSSCGAVFGRWLVTMQEGEGKGREIELVVGEEDGVADRRSHSMRREILDGDFEIKEQGNEVAQEEEARVSICIPPKNALLLMRCRSDPVKMAALANRFWESPVQKDEDGDEDERQKDEGEDQEDVVVGEERQGKVEVETEVKGDGIREKRVPDGGEHSHMITEEQDGGVEENPERSPEYVNELQEHQLEQDDDDDDDDNAEEDVEDEEEEELGLCQAVPAEEFQLSSSPEDLVARENSETEQNMHKLVRKDEEVHQNEPEAEHEEPEAEDDKVASFSTSSVMSAQSEQESEAQEEGQEEKTGALAEEAEESKEEKETQERPREDGETGTHEKPKPEVPSTNEDNPSLESKIRESRSKSDRGSSGLPDCLLLMMCEPKLSMEVSKETWVCSTDFIRCLPERPVNKTNGGDVIKKRVSTENSNPTYPAQQQLPPPLQPPRSSCSFPIAAAPGAGASMAGMIEQKLVGSNGYEPFVLTRCKSEPMRSAKKFAPDACFWKNRKLEPHRPATFGVGAAGIGF; the protein is encoded by the coding sequence atggaaTCAGGGAGACCCCATCGCACAACAAGCACTAATAGCAGTAGCACCAGTGAGCTCTTCATCTGCTTCACCTCGCGGctttcctcctcttcctccatgAAGCTCTCCAAATCCATTCTCAGCCCAGGCCGTACCAGAGAACcatcccaaatctctctctcctcctctctaaGCCGAAGACTGAAAAGCAGTGGCAGCATGAAGGGCGGCCAGGCGTCGCCAATGTTCCCAACTGGGGGCAAGAAACGAGGGTGCGCTTTCGAAAACCCGGAGCCTTCGTCCCCCAAAGTGACCTGTATTGGCCAGGTGAGAGTCAAGACCAAGAAGCATGGGAAAAAGATGAGAACGAGATCGAAAAGAAGAGGCGAAGCGAGCTTCCGGAGAGTGGAGCAGCAAAATTCGACTGTTGTCACACATCAAGAGCTTAACATTCAGAATAATGTGAATCGTCAGTTTCAAAGCCACCAGATTTTACAACAACAGCATCAGGAGTGCTTGCCGCATCGGAACCAAAGATGGGTACATCTACCAGTAACAATTTGCGAAGCTTTGAGGGCTTTCGGTGCTGAGTTTAATTGTTTCCTGCCGTGTCGGTCTTCGTGTATGACAAGCGAGagggaaaaggaagaaaaggccGCAAGATCGGACGGCGGTGAGAGTGGAAATGGAAGTTCTTGTGGGGCTGTGTTTGGGAGGTGGCTGGTGACAATGCAAGAAGGTGAAGGCAAGGGGAGGGAGATAGAGTTAGTAGTGGGAGAGGAAGACGGAGTGGCGGATAGGAGGAGTCACAGTATGCGGAGGGAGATTCTTGATGGGGACTTTGAGATTAAGGAGCAGGGGAATGAGGTTGCTCAAGAAGAGGAAGCAAGGGTGAGTATTTGTATTCCGCCCAAGAACGCTCTGTTGCTCATGAGGTGCAGGTCTGATCCGGTGAAAATGGCGGCCTTGGCGAATCGGTTTTGGGAGTCCCCGGTTCAGAAAGATGAGGACGGCGATGAAGATGAGCGTCAGAAAGATGAGGGAGAAGACCAAGAGGATGTGGTAGTGGGTGAAGAAAGGCAAGGTAAAGTTGAGGTGGAAACAGAGGTAAAAGGGGATGGGATTCGTGAAAAGCGGGTTCCTGATGGTGGAGAGCATTCACACATGATTACTGAGGAACAAGACGGGGGTGTAGAAGAAAACCCAGAAAGGAGCCCAGAATATGTCAATGAGCTACAAGAACACCAATTGGAGcaagacgacgacgacgacgacgacgataATGCTGAAGAAGACGTAGAagacgaggaagaagaagagttaGGGTTGTGCCAGGCGGTACCAGCAGAAGAATTTCAGTTGAGTTCTTCACCTGAAGATCTCGTAGCTCGAGAGAACTCGGAGACGGAACAAAACATGCACAAGCTTGTTCGAAAGGATGAGGAAGTCCACCAAAATGAACCCGAGGCCGAACATGAAGAACCAGAAGCAGAAGATGACAAAGTAGCTAGCTTTTCAACTTCTTCTGTAATGTCAGCACAGTCAGAGCAAGAATCAGAAGCGCAAGAAGAAGGGCAAGAAGAGAAGACTGGAGCTTTAGCCGAAGAAGCAGAGGAGTCAAAGGAGGAGAAAGAGACGCAAGAGAGGCCTCGGGAAGACGGAGAGACAGGGACCCACGAAAAACCCAAACCCGAAGTACCAAGTACCAACGAAGATAATCCGAGTTTAGAGTCAAAGATACGAGAAAGTCGATCAAAGTCAGACAGAGGGAGTTCGGGCTTGCCGGATTGCTTGCTGTTAATGATGTGCGAGCCGAAGCTGTCCATGGAGGTCTCCAAAGAGACCTGGGTTTGCAGTACGGACTTCATCCGATGCCTCCCAGAGAGACCGGTCAACAAAACGAACGGCGGGGATGTGATCAAGAAACGAGTCAGCACCGAGAATTCCAATCCAACGTATCCGGCGCAGCAGCAGCTGCCGCCACCGCTGCAGCCGCCTCGATCTTCGTGTTCGTTTCCTATTGCGGCGGCTCCTGGAGCCGGCGCTTCGATGGCTGGCATGATAGAGCAGAAGCTGGTGGGGTCCAATGGGTACGAGCCGTTCGTTCTGACGCGGTGCAAATCGGAACCGATGAGGTCGGCGAAAAAGTTCGCACCGGATGCTTGCTTCTGGAAGAATCGGAAGCTGGAGCCTCACCGCCCGGCAACGTTTGGGGTGGGCGCGGCTGGGATCGGGTTCTGA
- the LOC121268846 gene encoding uncharacterized protein LOC121268846, whose product MEHIADLFETTFSIDEKVEALDLLEEGWFFGNSLNRKTRMSRCNSDPCPSSNSGLEMSVKNLSGATGKLKEDDGFVPPCLVRTPSLPPCLGREEETRENKGNHSTSKLNLQRLHQNLFQTPKQLPTCIGRKKGSQEKESDGRRNTLIGQSTRPHLIRTPSLPPGIGREEITDQDRESDPRLSRSTRHPSPDLLRHKGMAQSYSLPRYRPPEVEDINSDCTKEMRRRLLPQTKLRKSKSDLESEEVQGFKDLGFTFDKDLSPNVVKILPGLQGNKPEEDLEEEDKGRRPYLSEAWFVQGCAPPVPNWAPKGSTEDMKAQIKFWARAVASNVR is encoded by the exons ATGGAGCATATTGCTGACCTTTTCGAGACCACTTTTAGTATAGATGAAAAGGTGGAAGCTTTGGATCTTTTGGAGGAGGGTTGGTTCTTTGGGAACTCGCTTAATAGAAAAACAAGGATGTCAAGGTGCAATTCTGATCCTTGTCCGTCCTCAAACTCCGGCCTAGAGATGTCAGTCAAGAATTTATCTGGTGCAACAGGGAAGCTCAAAGAGGACGATGGTTTTGTTCCTCCATGTTTGGTTCGCACGCCATCTTTACCACCTTGTTTAGGGAGGGAAGAAGAAACTCGAGAAAATAAAGGCAATCACAGTACGAGCAAGTTGAATCTGCAGAGACTGCATCAGAATTTGTTTCAAACGCCAAAGCAGCTGCCAACTTGTATAGGGAGAAAAAAAGGatctcaagaaaaagaaagtgatgGCAGAAGAAATACATTGATTGGGCAATCAACACGTCCCCATTTGATTAGAACACCATCCCTACCACCAGGTATAGGGAGGGAAGAAATAACTGATCAAGACCGAGAAAGTGATCCTAGACTGAGCAGATCTACTAGGCATCCATCACCTGACCTTCTGCGTCACAAG GGCATGGCACAAAGTTACAGTCTTCCTAGATACAGACCGCCGGAGGTGGAAGACATTAACTCGGACTGCACCAAGGAAATGAGACGACGACTTCTTCCACAAACCAAGTTGAGGAAGAGCAAAAGCGATCTTGAGTCTGAAGAAGTGCAAGGATTTAAGGACTTGGGGTTCACATTTGACAAGGACTTGAGCCCAAATGTGGTAAAGATACTTCCTGGTTTGCAGGGGAATAAGCCTGAGGAGgatttggaggaagaagataagGGGAGAAGGCCTTATCTTTCCGAGGCATGGTTTGTGCAAGGCTGTGCCCCTCCAGTTCCAAATTGGGCTCCCAAAGGATCTACAGAAGACATGAAGGCACAGATCAAGTTTTGGGCAAGAGCTGTGGCATCCAATGTCCGCTGA